Below is a genomic region from Zea mays cultivar B73 chromosome 9, Zm-B73-REFERENCE-NAM-5.0, whole genome shotgun sequence.
GGTTCATGGGATCAGAGGAGCAGAGCGTTTGCAGCGCCACCAGTGTTGCAGGCGCGGAAGGCCGGAAGCCGTGTCTACGCTCTGTGGCCATGCGTGGCGAGCGACCAGTGGAGATTACACAAATCCAGATGCTGCCTCAAGTGCGAAGTTCTGTTAAGACTCATTTTAATTTCTGGGCTTTTTCTCAGGAATTGCTTGCAAAATGCACATCCTTCCGTGATGTCACCACCCGTTGCCGACACACCGGCGTGACACACTGACACGTGGTAACCAGGTCTCGCTACCGCTGGAGACTGCAGTGCCCGCCCTGTTTCATCTCTGCACCTAGGGCTCGGTCTACTCCGAAGGTCTCTGCTCTGGAATGAATCTGTACCTACCTGCCCATGAGGGTTACTGCAATCTTACAAACACGAAGCAGCCCTGGCAGCATACTTATGGTGTGTTTGTTTGAAGAATTATGAAATTATAAGTCCATTTCACAAATTTGATAAAATAAACATATTACtcatattattactaattattGTTCTAATAGAATAAACATATTCCTCGTATTATTATTAATTATTGATCTATGAGGAATAGAATGGTGATGGATATTCCATTCCACAAACTAAATAAAAAAGTGAGAAATTAAAAGATAGACTACcttattcctcaaaccaaacatacTATTAAAAAGCGAACAGGCTATTAAAGAGCAGCCGCGCTTAAAACATGACGAACTACGAACGGAGGTTCTGACAGTAAACACGAGGAGCTGACAGTTAACATATCAGATAGAGGTAATGAAAAATGTAAAGGAACAGTGGGCATTGCAGAGCCATTGAATGACATTACTGAAACACCAGAACCACAGCCAGCAAAGATGAAACCGTGTTTGAATGACCTTGACAGAAGAAGCCATCATGCTAACATCTCTAACCATATGGTCCACAGATAACACTCAAGCTGCATAGCATGGCACTCCaaagggagagagaaaaaaaaatggTTTTAAGTTGTCAGATCCATAATGGCAGTGACAATGTCCCCATTAGAAGCCTTGAGGGCCCTGACAGCCTTGGGCCTCGAAACAGATGCCTGGGTCATCACCAGCTCGATGTCCTTGGCCTCAACACCAGTTTCGTCGACCTCCTCGTCATTGTCTTCCTGGCCCGGGCCAGAAGTCTCTGGACTCGTGATCTGGCTCAAGTCAGGGGCCTTGAACTGTTCTGCGGCCTGGGTCTGCAGCTGGGAGCTGAGGTCCTCGATCTTGGCCTCGCCGAATATGACGTATGTGTCTGAGTTCGGGCTCTTGAACACATCTGGCTTCGAGATGACAAACAGTATCTGGGAAAAATATGTGCATTTATCATGTTAGCCAGACAACAATAAAGATAATATATACCATGTTAGCCAGACAACAATAAAGATAGGCCAGTTTGCGTGGTGAATTACATTCTTGCTTTTCTTCACAGTGACACGGCTGACACCAGTGATGGGCTTCATGCCAAGCTTCAGCATGGCTTTGCGGCTCTTCTTCTCACTCCTGCTTTGCTTTGACTTGCCGCTGGCA
It encodes:
- the LOC100281031 gene encoding nascent polypeptide-associated complex alpha subunit-like protein, with amino-acid sequence MTAQTAEELATQIEQQKLEEQKTEAEEVVVEDEEDDDDEDDEDDDELDGQEGDASGKSKQSRSEKKSRKAMLKLGMKPITGVSRVTVKKSKNILFVISKPDVFKSPNSDTYVIFGEAKIEDLSSQLQTQAAEQFKAPDLSQITSPETSGPGQEDNDEEVDETGVEAKDIELVMTQASVSRPKAVRALKASNGDIVTAIMDLTT